The following proteins come from a genomic window of Sorghum bicolor cultivar BTx623 chromosome 3, Sorghum_bicolor_NCBIv3, whole genome shotgun sequence:
- the LOC8058947 gene encoding F-box/LRR-repeat protein At1g67190, whose translation MELLPVEVVGNILSHLGVARDVMVASAVCRKWRDACRRHLRSLSFNSDDFPRDMTTRQLEIVITQTIFQTMGLQCLSIHIDNTHEFSAAPVIAWLMYTRETLRSLSYNVRTTPNVNILEKCGRQKLEVLDLDHNTITGVEPSYQRFTCLKSLSLRHVSISALDLSLLVAACPRIESLALDVLEVVTSDSQSTMELTCHTLKSLFAKSVGVNKIILDADNLEVLHLNALNLDLFELNGKGTLKHLKIDDVSVTHLDIGDNTDHLEAVDVSNFTIVWPKFYSMISRASNLLMLRFWGVVFDDEDEIVDSETIAVSFPLLRHLSLSYELRDGLLHYSLQGSSPLENVSVLELGWTVISEHFGPWVFGMIGRCPNLKKLVIHGVLSEAKTREERQMLASFTSFIVCLMRKYVHVDVQFEYE comes from the coding sequence ATGGAGCTTCTCCCTGTTGAAGTCGTTGGCAACATTCTTTCCCATCTTGGTGTTGCGCGTGATGTCATGGTTGCCTCTGCGGTATGCCGCAAGTGGCGAGATGCATGCAGGAGGCACCTCCGTTCGCTGTCCTTCAACTCCGATGACTTTCCACGGGACATGACTACACGTCAGTTGGAGATTGTCATCACACAGACTATATTTCAGACTATGGGGCTGCAATGCCTTTCGATTCATATCGATAACACCCATGAGTTTTCTGCAGCACCAGTGATTGCATGGCTCATGTATACCAGGGAGACACTCCGGAGCTTGTCTTACAATGTCAGGACAACACCCAATGTAAACATTCTGGAAAAGTGTGGTAGGCAGAAGCTCGAAGTGCTAGATTTGGATCATAACACCATCACAGGTGTTGAACCAAGCTATCAGAGGTTCACTTGTCTGAAATCCCTTTCCCTGAGGCATGTCAGCATTTCGGCCTTGGATTTGAGCCTTTTAGTTGCTGCTTGCCCGAGAATAGAATCATTAGCACTTGATGTCCTTGAGGTTGTCACTTCAGACTCACAGTCTACGATGGAGCTCACATGCCATACATTGAAAAGTCTCTTTGCAAAATCGGTAGGTGTAAATAAGATCATACTTGATGCAGATAATTTGGAAGTTCTGCACCTGAATGCTTTAAATCTTGATCTGTTTGAGCTTAATGGGAAAGGAACACTAAAGCATCTTAAGATTGATGATGTCAGTGTTACTCATTTGGATATTGGGGACAATACTGATCATCTGGAGGCAGTAGATGTGAGCAATTTCACAATAGTCTGGCCAAAATTCTATAGCATGATATCCAGAGCATCTAATTTGCTTATGCTACGGTTTTGGGGTGTTGTATTTGATGACGAGGATGAGATTGTGGATTCAGAAACTATAGCTGTTTCATTTCCTCTTCTTAGGCATCTTTCATTGAGTTATGAATTACGAGATGGGTTACTTCACTACAGCCTTCAGGGATCATCACCACTGGAGAATGTCTCAGTTCTGGAACTTGGTTGGACAGTAATAAGTGAGCACTTTGGACCCTGGGTGTTTGGTATGATTGGAAGGTGTCCAAATCTCAAGAAACTTGTTATTCATGGTGTTCTTTCTGAGGCAAAAACGCGAGAGGAGCGCCAGATGTTGGCAAGCTTTACCTCATTCATAGTCTGCCTCATGAGGAAGTATGTGCATGTTGATGTACAATTTGAGTATGAGTGA
- the LOC8062355 gene encoding acidic endochitinase: protein MANRAQAPSLLVATLLAALLATCHAGGIAVYWGQNDGEASLSDTCASGNYKFVILAFVYKFGKGQTPELDLASHCDPSSGGCTGLSDDIRSCQSSGVKVLLSIGGGDGSYGLSSQGDARDVAAYLWNNYLGGSSSSRPLGDAVLDGIDFDIELGGSKYWDSLARDLKNMGKNKVGGKGVLLSAAPQCPFPDEWDNGAIDTGLFDYVWVQFYNNPPCQVNAGRGAFLDAWKQWESVPAGKIFLGLPASKDAAGTGFVPADDLNSNVLPLIRGSSKYGGVMLWSKYYDDRAGYSDAIKSHV from the exons ATGGCGAACCGAGCTCAAGCTCCATCCCTGCTCGTGGCCACCCTCTTGGCGGCTCTCCTCGCCACATGCCATGCCGGTGGCATCGCCGTCTACTGGGGCCAGAACGACGGCGAGGCGTCCCTTTCCGACACGTGTGCGTCAGGGAACTACAAGTTCGTCATCCTCGCCTTCGTCTACAAGTTCGGCAAGGGCCAGACGCCGGAGCTGGACCTCGCCAGCCACTGCGACCCCTCATCGGGCGGCTGCACGGGGTTGAGTGACGACATACGTTCGTGCCAGAGCAGCGGCGTCAAGGTCCTGCTCTCGATCGGCGGCGGTGACGGCAGCTACGGCCTGTCGTCCCAGGGAGACGCGCGGGACGTGGCCGCCTACCTCTGGAACAATTACCTGGGCggctcgtcgtcgtcgcgcCCCCTCGGCGACGCCGTCCTTGACGGCATTGACTTCGACATCGAGCTCGGCGGCTCCAAGTACTGGGACAGCTTGGCCAG GGACCTCAAGAACATGGGCAAGAACAAGGTGGGCGGCAAGGGGGTGCTCCTGAGCGCGGCGCCGCAGTGCCCGTTCCCGGACGAGTGGGACAACGGCGCGATCGACACGGGGCTGTTCGACTACGTGTGGGTGCAGTTCTACAACAACCCACCGTGCCAGGTGAACGCGGGCCGCGGCGCGTTCCTGGACGCGTGGAAACAGTGGGAGTCGGTTCCGGCGGGGAAGATCTTCCTAGGCCTGCCCGCCTCCAAGGACGCCGCCGGCACCGGGTTCGTGCCCGCCGACGATCTCAACTCCAACGTGCTGCCGCTCATCAGGGGATCGTCCAAGTACGGCGGCGTCATGCTCTGGTCCAAGTACTACGACGACCGCGCAGGCTACAGTGACGCCATCAAGAGCCACGTGTGA
- the LOC8062356 gene encoding hevamine-A: protein MAGRPLTPFQLIAILLLALLVTSHAGGIAIYWGQNTGEATLSATCASRKYQFVILAFVFQFGQGRAPQLDLSGHCDASSGRCSVLSNDIRSCQRRGVKVLLSIGGGVGNYGLSSAADARLVAAYLWNSYLGGKSSSRPLGDAVLDGIDFDIELGSAKFWDNLARDLKDMGKSGNKAVLLSAAPQCPFPDEWDDGAIKTGLFDFVWVQFYNNPECQFSSGRKAFLDAWKQWESVPAGKLYLGLPASKDAAGTGFVPAAQLTSQVLPLIKGSRKYGGVMLWSKFYDDRTGYSSAIKSHV from the exons ATGGCAGGCCGACCTCTCACTCCCTTCCAACTCATTGccatcctcttgctggcgcttCTCGTTACGAGCCACGCCGGCGGAATCGCCATATACTGGGGCCAGAACACGGGAGAAGCAACCCTGTCCGCGACGTGCGCGTCCCGCAAGTACCAGTTCGTCATCCTCGCCTTCGTTTTCCAGTTCGGCCAGGGCCGGGCGCCGCAGCTGGACCTGTCCGGCCACTGCGACGCCTCGTCAGGCCGCTGCTCCGTCCTGAGCAATGACATCCGCTCGTGCCAGCGCCGTGGCGTCAAGGTCCTGCTCTCCATCGGCGGCGGCGTTGGCAACTACGGCCTGTCGTCAGCCGCGGACGCGCGGCTGGTGGCCGCGTACCTCTGGAATAGCTACCTCGGCGGCAAGTCGTCGTCACGTCCGCTCGGCGATGCCGTCCTTGATGGCATCGACTTCGACATCGAGCTCGGCAGCGCCAAGTTCTGGGACAATCTCGCCAG GGACCTCAAGGACATGGGCAAGAGTGGCAACAAGGCGGTGCTGCTGAGCGCGGCGCCGCAGTGCCCGTTCCCGGACGAGTGGGACGACGGCGCGATCAAGACGGGGCTGTTCGACTTCGTTTGGGTGCAGTTCTACAACAACCCGGAGTGCCAGTTCAGCTCGGGGCGCAAGGCCTTCCTGGACGCATGGAAACAGTGGGAGTCGGTGCCGGCGGGGAAGCTCTACCTCGGACTGCCAGCCTCCAAGGACGCGGCAGGCACCGGGTTCGTGCCCGCGGCCCAGCTCACGTCGCAGGTGCTGCCGCTCATCAAGGGCTCGCGCAAGTACGGCGGCGTCATGCTCTGGTCCAAGTTCTACGACGACCGCACGGGATACAGCTCCGCCATCAAGAGCCACGTCTGA
- the LOC8058949 gene encoding acidic endochitinase, whose protein sequence is MANRAQAPSLLVATLLAALLATCHAGGIAVYWGQNDGEASLSDTCASGNYKFVILAFVYKFGKGQTPELDLASHCDPSSGGCTGLSDDIRSCQSSGVKVLLSIGGGDGSYGLSSQGDARDVAAYLWNNYLGGSSSSRPLGDAVLDGIDFDIELGGSKYWDSLARDLKNMGKNKVGGKGVLLSAAPQCPFPDEWDNGAIDTGLFDYVWVQFYNNPPCQVSAGRGAFLAAWKRWQSVPAGQIFLGLPASKDAAGTGFVPADDLNSNVLPLIRGSSKYGGVMLWSKYYDDRAGYSDAIKSHV, encoded by the exons ATGGCGAACCGAGCTCAAGCTCCATCCCTGCTCGTGGCCACCCTCTTGGCGGCTCTCCTCGCCACATGCCATGCCGGTGGCATCGCCGTCTACTGGGGCCAGAACGACGGCGAGGCGTCCCTATCCGACACGTGTGCGTCAGGGAACTACAAGTTCGTCATCCTCGCCTTCGTCTACAAGTTCGGCAAGGGCCAGACGCCGGAGCTGGACCTCGCTAGCCACTGCGACCCCTCATCGGGCGGCTGCACGGGGCTGAGTGACGACATACGTTCGTGCCAGAGCAGCGGCGTCAAGGTCCTGCTGTCGATCGGCGGCGGTGACGGCAGCTACGGCCTGTCGTCCCAGGGAGACGCGCGGGACGTGGCCGCCTACCTCTGGAACAATTACCTGGGCggctcgtcgtcgtcgcgcCCCCTCGGCGACGCCGTCCTTGACGGCATTGACTTCGACATCGAGCTCGGCGGCTCCAAGTACTGGGACAGCTTGGCCAG GGACCTCAAGAACATGGGCAAGAACAAGGTGGGCGGCAAGGGGGTGCTCCTGAGCGCGGCGCCGCAGTGCCCGTTCCCGGACGAGTGGGACAACGGCGCGATCGACACGGGGCTGTTCGACTACGTGTGGGTGCAGTTCTACAACAACCCACCGTGCCAGGTGAGCGCTGGCCGCGGCGCGTTCCTGGCGGCGTGGAAGAGGtggcagtcggtgccggcggGGCAGATCTTCCTAGGCCTGCCCGCCTCCAAGGACGCCGCCGGCACCGGGTTCGTGCCCGCCGACGATCTCAACTCCAACGTGCTGCCGCTCATCAGGGGATCGTCCAAGTACGGCGGCGTCATGCTCTGGTCCAAGTACTACGACGACCGCGCAGGCTACAGTGACGCCATCAAGAGCCACGTGTGA
- the LOC8058948 gene encoding acidic endochitinase SE2, whose protein sequence is MAGRALTHTHFQLIAAILVALVATCHAGSIAVYWGQNDGESSLSATCASGNYKFVILAFVYKFGKGQTPDLNLAGHCEPASGGCKFLSKDIQSCQRRGVKVLLSIGGGEGSYGLSSEQDAREVAAYLWNTYLGGTSSSRPLGDAVLDGVDFDIEKGGAKFWDSLARDLKNLGKKKGSKGVLLSAAPQCPFPDEWDNGAIDTGLFDYVWVQFYNNEPCQVSAGRGAFLAAWKRWQSVPAGKIFLGLPAAKSAAGTGFVPAAQLTSQVLPLIKGSPKYGGVMLWSKYYDDRTGYSNAIKKHV, encoded by the exons ATGGCAGGCCGAGCTCTCACTCACACTCACTTCCAGCTCATTGCCGCCATCCTGGTGGCGCTCGTCGCCACATGCCACGCCGGCAGCATCGCCGTGTACTGGGGTCAGAACGACGGCGAGTCGTCCCTGTCCGCTACGTGCGCGTCCGGGAACTACAAGTTCGTCATCCTCGCCTTCGTCTACAAGTTCGGCAAGGGCCAGACGCCGGACCTGAACCTCGCCGGGCACTGCGAGCCCGCGTCGGGCGGCTGCAAGTTTCTGAGCAAGGACATCCAGTCGTGCCAGCGCCGCGGTGTCAAGGTCCTCCTCTccatcggcggcggcgagggcagCTACGGCCTGTCGTCAGAACAGGACGCCCGCGAAGTGGCCGCCTACCTCTGGAACACTTACCTGGGCGGCACCTCGTCGTCCCGCCCCCTCGGCGACGCCGTCCTCGACGGCGTCGACTTCGACATCGAGAAAGGCGGCGCCAAGTTCTGGGACAGCCTCGCCAG GGACCTCAAGAACTTGGGCAAGAAGAAGGGCAGCAAGGGGGTGCTTCTGAGCGCGGCGCCGCAGTGCCCGTTCCCGGACGAGTGGGACAACGGCGCGATCGACACGGGGCTGTTCGACTACGTGTGGGTGCAGTTCTACAACAACGAGCCGTGCCAGGTGAGCGCTGGCCGCGGCGCGTTCCTGGCGGCGTGGAAGAGGtggcagtcggtgccggcggGGAAGATCTTCCTGGGCCTGCCCGCCGCCAAGAGCGCGGCGGGCACCGGGTTCGTGCCCGCCGCCCAGCTCACGTCGCAGGTGCTGCCGCTCATCAAGGGCTCGCCCAAGTACGGCGGCGTCATGCTCTGGTCAAAGTACTACGACGACCGCACGGGCTACAGCAACGCCATCAAGAAACATGTCTGA
- the LOC110433989 gene encoding 60S ribosomal protein L10a-like, whose product MSKLQSDALREAIASITNDSREKQRKFVETIELQIGLKNYDPQKDKRFSGSVKLPHIPRPKMKVCMLGDAQHVEEAERIGLDSMDVEALKKMNKNKKLVKKLAKKYHAFLASEAIIKQIPRLLGPGLNKAGKFPTLVTHQESLESKVNETKATVKFQLKKVLCMGVAVGNCGMEEKQIFQNVQMSVNFLVSLLKKNWQNVRCLYLKSTMGKVYRVF is encoded by the exons ATGAG TAAGCTGCAGAGTGATGCTCTGAGGGAGGCGATTGCCTCGATTACCAATGATTCCCGTGAGAAGCAGCGCAAGTTTGTTGAAACCATTGAGCTGCAGATTGGTCTTAAGAACTATGACCCTCAAAAGGACAAGCGTTTCAGTGGTTCTGTTAAGCTGCCTCACATCCCTCGCCCTAAGATGAAGGTTTGCATGCTTGGTGATGCTCAGCACGTTGAGGAG GCAGAGAGAATAGGTCTAGACAGTATGGATGTGGAAGCCCTCAAGAAGATGAACAAAAACAAGAAACTAGTGAAGAAGCTGGCAAAGAAGTACCATGCTTTCCTTGCGTCTGAGGCTATCATTAAGCAAATTCCTCGTCTTCTTGGTCCTGGTCTTAACAAGGCAG GAAAATTCCCTACCCTGGTGACACATCAGGAATCCCTCGAGTCCAAGGTTAATGAGACAAAGGCTACAGTTAAGTTCCAGCTAAAGAAGGTGCTTTGCATGGGTGTTGCCGTTGGCAACTGTGGTATGGAGGAGAAGCAAATCTTCCAGAATGTGCAAATGAGCGTCAACTTCCTCGTGTCACTCTTGAAAAAGAATTGGCAGAAT GTGAGATGCCTGTACCTGAAGAGCACTATGGGAAAGGTGTACCGGGTGTTCTAA